The segment CCGTCCTCGCCGCCGTGATCGCGCTGATCGTGGCAGTCCCGCTCGCCTGGGGCATCGCGCTGGTGGTGAGCCACTACGCGCCGAAGTCGATCGCCACCCCGATCGCCTACGTCATCGACCTGCTCGCCGCGGTGCCCTCGGTGGTCTTCGGTCTCTGGGGCATCAGCGTCCTGGCGCGCCACCTGCAGCCGGGTTACGTCTGGCTGGACGAGAACATGGGCTGGGTGCCCTTCTTCGCCGGTCCGGCCTCCGGCACGGGTCGTACCATCCTCACCGCGGGCCTGGTGCTGGCGATCATGATCCTCCCGATCATCACCGCCATCTCGCGCGAGGTGTTCTCGCAGACGCCGCGACTGCACGAGGAGGCCGCCCTCGCGCTGGGCGCCACCCGCTGGGAGATGATCCGGATGGCGGTCTTCCCCTACGCCCGCTCCGGCATGGTCTCCGCGGTGATGCTCGGCCTCGGCCGCGCGCTCGGCGAGACGATGGCCGTGGCCATGGTGCTCTCTGCTGGCGGCGGCATCTCCTTCAACCTGATCTCGAGCAGCAACCCGGCCTCGATCGCGTCCAACATCGCCTCCAACTACAAGGAGGGCACCCCGGGCAAGATCCAGGTGCTGATCGCGACCGGTCTGGTGCTCTTCCTCGTGACGTTCCTGGTCAACTTCGCCGCCCGGTGGGTCGTCACCCGCAACGAGAGGAAGCTGGCCAGATGACCGTCGCCACAGCCCCCGCCCGGCCCACCTCGGAGCCGGTCGCGTTCACGCAGGCCAAGCTGCCTCGCGTGGCGCCCGTCCTCGTCGGCGTCGTGGCCATCGCCGCGGCGGCCCTGCCTGTGCTCCTGCTCGACTGGGGCCTGATCGCGTGGGCCCTCGTCGCCGGTGTCACCTACCTCGTCGCGCTGCCCGCCTGGGCGCGGGTCGTGGAGGGACGGCGCGGAGCTGCGGACCGGATGGTCACCGGGCTCGTGTGGGGGGCGTGCCTCGTCGCCATCGTGCCGCTGGTCTCGCTGCTCTACACGGTCGTCGACCGGGGTCTCCCCGCGATCAACTCGACCTTCCTGACCTACTCGATGTACCGGACCGAGCTCGATCAGGAGGTGGGCATCTATCACGCGCTGATCGGCACCCTCCTGATCACCCTGGGAGCCGCCGTCATCTCGGTGCCGATCGGCATCATGGCGGCGATCTACCTCATCGAGTACGGCAAGGGCAGCCGCCTCGCCCGCTGGATCACGTTCCTGGTGGACGTGATGACCGGCATCCCGTCGATCGTGGCCGGTCTGTTCGCGTTCTCGCTGTTCATCCTCATCTTCGGTCCGTCCACCAGAGTCGGGATCGGCGGCTCGGTGGCGCTGTCGCTGCTGATGATCCCGGTGGTGGTCCGCTCGACCGAGGAGATGCTGCGGCTGGTTCCAGCCGACCTGCGCGAGGCGTCGTACGCCCTGGGCGTGCCGAAGTGGCGCACGATCGTCAAGGTCGTCCTCCCGACGGCCCTCGGCGGCATCGTCACGGGCGTCACGTTGGCCATCGCCCGCGTCGTCGGCGAGACCGCCCCGCTGCTCCTGATCGCCGGCCTGACGACCCGCACGAACTTCAACGTGTTCTCGGAGCGGATGACCACCCTGCCGGTGCTGATCTACACCCAGAACGCCAACCCCGGGATCGCCGAGACTCCGGGTGGCACGCCGCCCGGCATCGAGATCGCCTGGGGCGGCGCGCTGGTGCTGATCCTGATCGTCATGATGCTGAACCTCGTGGCGCGCATCATCGGCGCGATCTTCGCCCCCAAGACCGGCCACTAGGCCCCGAACAGATACCAGAGAGACTCACCCCATGGCCAAGAGCATCACCGTCGGCGACCTCGACATCTACTACGGCGACTTCCTCGCCGTGCAGGGCGTCAACATGACCATCAAGGCGCGCTCGGTCACCGCCTTCATCGGTCCGTCCGGATGCGGCAAGTCCACGTTCCTGCGCTCGCTCAACCGCATGCACGAGGTCATCCCCGGCGCACGCGTCGAGGGCAAGGTGATGGTCGACGGGCAGTCGCTCTACGACAGCGCCGTCGACCCGGTCGCCGTACGTCGCCAGATCGGCATGGTCTTCCAGCGGCCGAACCCGTTCCCGACGATGTCGATCTACGAGAACGTCCTTGCCGGCAATCGCCTCAACTCCAAGAAGATGAAGAAGGCAGAGGCCGACAACATCGTCGAGCGCTCCCTCAAGGGCGCGAACCTCTGGAACGAGGTGAAGGATCGCCTGAACAAGCCCGGCATGGGTCTCTCCGGCGGCCAGCAGCAGCGCCTCTGCATCGCCCGGGCGATCGCCGTCGAGCCGCAGGTGCTGCTGATGGACGAGCCGTGCTCCGCGCTCGACCCGATCTCGACCTCCGCGATCGAGGACCTCATCCACGAGCTGAAGTCCGACTACACGATCGTCATCGTCACCCACAACATGCAGCAGGCCGCCCGTGTCTCCGACGAGACCGGCTTCTTCAACCTCAAGGCCGCCGGCCAGCCCGGCCACCTCGTCGAGTTCAACTCCACCCAGAAGATGTTCGCCAACCCGGACAACGAGTCCACCGAGGCCTACATCTCCGGCCGCTTCGGCTGAGCTCCCTCCCTGCCCCGGGGCTCATGCCCGCCTGCCTCGTGTGGGTATCTAGGGACGATCTGGTTGGTCGATCGGGGGTTTGGCCAACCAGATCGTCCCTAGATACCCAGACAGAGAGTGCGGGAGTGCCCCGTCGGTGGCCGCCAATCGTCCACAACGTCGGCCGAAGCCGCCCGCTCGCGGTGGTTGGGGACGACCGCCGCCATGAAGTGTCCCGTCGGGGGACGTTCGGGCGATGGAGTACGACGACTGGACGGCAGGTGCTGGACCGCTGCGCGGGATCGGACCGCGGGAGGGCCTGCCTCCCGGCCTCGTGTGGCCGAGCAGGCGCGGCGAGGCTGGAGGGCCGACGCAGTGGCAGACCCGGTCCGGCGCCTTCCGCAGCTCGGGCGGCGGCAACTGGGTGCCGACGGAGGTGCCGTCCTCTGCGGGCCAGCGGACCGTCGAGGCCGCCGCGCGGCTGCCGGCGCACGGCGCCGTGACGGGCTGGGCCGCGCTGCGCTGGGCTGGTGCCCGCTGGTTCGACGGGATCGGGTCGCAGGGCGCTCCGATTCCGGTCACCCTTGCGCTCGGCACACGGCACACGCTGCGACCGGGAGGCCAGGTGCGGGTGAGCCAGGAGCACGTGCCGCCAGGTGACATCCACCGTCTTCGGGGCCTCCGCGTGACGAGCTCGTGCTGGAGCGTGGCCTTCGAGATGCGGAAGGCCTCGACCGTCGAGGCCGCGGTGGTGGCCTTCGAGATGGCTGCGTACGACGACCTGGTGTCCGTCGCCGAGCTGACGTCCTTCACCCGGTCGGCGCTCTGGATCCGGCAGGGCGTCCCGCGGGTCCGTGAGATCCTGACCCTCCTCGAGGAGAACTCGTGGTCTCCCATGGAGCCCCTCATGCGGCTGGCATGGATGCGCTCGGGGGCTCCACGACCTCGAGCGAATGCGCCGGTGTTCGACCTGTCGGGCCGTTTCGTCGGCACTCCTGACCTGCTTGACCCGATAGCCGGCGTCTATGGGATGTACGACGGCGGACTGCATCTGGTCGGTGAGGTGCGGCACGCCGACGTCGCCAAGGAGGCGGCCTACCGGCGGCTGGGGCTGGAAGGCGCCACCATGATGTCCGGCGACCTGAACGACAGCAGTGCCTTCGAGGTCCGGCTGGGTGAGGCGTACGCCCGCGCGGAGCCGACGGCCTGCGGACACCCGCCTGTGGCTGCCCGAGCCGCCTGGCTGGTGGGTGCCGACCGCGACCGTGGCGCAGCGCCGCGCGCTGTCGGCGTACGACCGCGCACGACTGCTGCGGTATCGCCGGGCTGCCTGACCCTGCCCCTGTCCAGCAAATGTATCTAGGGACGAATTGGTAGGCCGAAGGCGCATTTCGACTACCAGATCATCCCTAGATACCCCGCGCGGGACGCCGGAGGAGCCGAGGCGGGATCGAGAGGGTCTGAGGACGGCCGGGTCGGAAGGACGATCAGGGGAGGAAGACGCGGGCGACCCAGTAGCAGATGGCGGCAACGGAGGCGGCCGCTGGGAAGGTGAGCACCCAGGCGATCAGGATCGACCGTGCCACACCCCAGCGGACGGCGGAGAGGCGCTTGGTCGCGCCGACGCCCATGACCGCGGAGGTGATGGTGTGGGTGGTCGAGATCGGCGCCTCGAAGACGTAGGCGGTGGTGTAGAGCACGCCCGACGCCACCGACTCGGCGGCGAAGCCGCGGGCGGGGTCGAGGTGGATGATCCGGCGTCCGAGGGTGCGCATGATGCGCCAGCCGCCGGACCAGGTGCCGAGCGAGATCGCGGCGGCCGAGGTGAAGATGACCCACAGCGGGAGCGGGTCGCCCTCGGCGACGTAGCCGCCGGTGAGCAGCGCCAGGAAGATCACGCCCATCGTCTTCTGGGCGTCCTGCAGGCCGTGGCCGAGCGCCATCGCGGCGGCCGAGACGGTCTGGGCCATCTTGAAGCCGCGGTTGGCGCGGCCCGGGTTGGCCCGGCGGAAGATCCACATGATCGCGACCATCAGGGCGAAGCCCAGGGTGAAGGCGATCACCGGGGAGATCAGCATCGGGAGGACGACCTTCTCGACCACGACGTCCCAGTTGGCGGTCGTGCCGGCCGCGATCGCGGCGCCGACGAGGCCGCCGATCAAGGCCTGGGAGGACGAGGAGGGAAGCCCGAGCCACCAGGTGACCAGGTTCCACGTGATGGCGCCGAGGAGGCCGCACATCACGATCACGAGCCCGTGGCTGCCCGACCCCGGATTGATCGTGTCGGACACCGTGTGCGCGACCTTCTGGCCGAGGAAGGCGCCGACGAAGTTCATGATCGCCGCCATGGCGAGCGCCACGCGGGGCTTGAGGGCGCCCGTCGAGACGGACGTCGCGATCGCGTTGGCCGCGTCGTGGAAGCCGTTGGTGTAGTCGAACACCAGGGCGACGAGGACGACCGCGATGATGATCGCGATCTCCATCAGGCCACGCTCCGGGCGCGCAAGATCGAGGTGATGGCAGGCATCAGGATCAGGACTCCTTGACCGCGATCTGCTCCACGATGTTGGCGACCTTCTCGAACGCGTCGATCGCCCCCTCGAGGGACTCGACGATGTCCTTGAGCTTCAGGACCTCGAGGGCCTCGTGCTCGCCGCTGAAGAGGTTGGCCAGGATGCGGCGGTAGGACTTGTCGCCGGTGTTCTCGAGACGGTTGATCTCGATCCAGTACTCGTCGAGCGAGCCCATCGACTCCAGCTGCGGCATCGCGGCAGCGGTCAGCTCGGCGCAGCGCTGCAGCACCTCGACCTGCTGGGTGGTCTCCGGCGGCAGCGACGTGACCTCGTAGAGGAGGACCAGGTCGACGGCCTCGTCCATCATGTCCATGACGTCGTCGAGCGCCGAGGCGAGGGAGTAGATGTCCTCACGGTCGAACGGGGTGACGAACGTGCTGTTCACCCGTCGGATGATCGAGTGGGTCGTCTCGTCGGCAGCGTGCTCGGCCTCGCGCATGCGCTGGGCGATCTCGGCCTTGGAGTTGCCGGCCGACAGCATCTCGCTGAGGAGCTGCGCGCCGACGACGAGGTGGTTGGCGGCTTCGGCGAACAGGTCGTAGAACGAGCTGTCGACAGGGCGGAACTTCAAACGCACGGTGAACTCCGAACGGGGGGCGGATGAACCGTGGTTCATGGTAGGGGGTGATCGGCCCATCGACGCAAAACCGGGGCCCCGTCCGGGTGCCCGTGTGACGCGGCGCTCAGCGGCGGCGTACGCGCTGGCGGACGATCAGCTCGTCCTGCAGGTGCCGCTCGCCGCGGTGCATCCGCCACTCGCCGTCCGACCCCAGCTCCCACGCCGTCGTCCCCGGGTCGAGCGCCAGGTCGAGGAGGGCCCCGACCTCCTCGACGACGTGCGGGTCGCGCAGGCGTACGAGCACCTCCACGCGGCGGTCGAGGTTGCGGTGCATCATGTCGGCCGACCCGATCCACGCGGCCGGGTCGCCGCCGTTGTCGAACCAGAAGATCCGGCTGTGCTCGAGGAAGCGCCCCAGGATCGAGCGCACCCGGACCGTCTCGGACAGGCCTTGTACGCCGGGTCGCATCGCGCAGATGCCGCGGATGAGCAGCTCGATGCGTACGCCCTCCTGCGAGGCGAGGTAGAGCGCGTCGATCACCGCCTCGTCGACCACCGAGTTCGCCTTGATCCGGATCCCTGCGGGCCGGCCGGCCTGGTGGTGGGCGATCTCCTGGTGGATCTGTGCGACCAGGCCCTCGCGCACGCTGTGGGGCGCGACGAGGAGGTGGTCGTAGGTGCGGTTGCGGCTGACGCCCGAGAGGTTGTTGAAGAGCAGCGCGACGTCCTCGCCGATCTCGGGGTTGGCCGTCAGCAGGCCGAGGTCCTCGTAGAGGCGCGCGGTCTTGGGGTTGTAGTTGCCGGTGCCGAGGTGGACGTAGCGGCGGATGCCCTCGGGCTCGTCGCGCACGACCATCGACAGCTTGCAGTGGGTCTTGAGCCCGACGAGGCCGTAGACGACGTGGCAGCCGGCCTGCTCGAGCTTGCGCGCCCAGCGGATGTTGGCCTGCTCGTCGAAGCGGGCCTTGATCTCCACGATCACCAGCACCTGCTTGCCGGCCTCGGCGGCGTCGATGAGCGCCTCGATGATCGGGCTGTCGCCGGAGGTGCGGTAGAGCGTCTGCTTGATCGCCAGCACGTGCGGGTCGGCGGCGGCCTGCTCGAGGAAGCGCTGCACCGACGTGGCGAAGGAGTCGTAGGGGTGGTGCAGCAGCACGTCGTGGCGCGACACGGAGTCGAAGACGTCGACCGGCGACGACGACTCGACCTCCGC is part of the Nocardioides cavernae genome and harbors:
- the pstA gene encoding phosphate ABC transporter permease PstA; this encodes MTVATAPARPTSEPVAFTQAKLPRVAPVLVGVVAIAAAALPVLLLDWGLIAWALVAGVTYLVALPAWARVVEGRRGAADRMVTGLVWGACLVAIVPLVSLLYTVVDRGLPAINSTFLTYSMYRTELDQEVGIYHALIGTLLITLGAAVISVPIGIMAAIYLIEYGKGSRLARWITFLVDVMTGIPSIVAGLFAFSLFILIFGPSTRVGIGGSVALSLLMIPVVVRSTEEMLRLVPADLREASYALGVPKWRTIVKVVLPTALGGIVTGVTLAIARVVGETAPLLLIAGLTTRTNFNVFSERMTTLPVLIYTQNANPGIAETPGGTPPGIEIAWGGALVLILIVMMLNLVARIIGAIFAPKTGH
- a CDS encoding inorganic phosphate transporter; translation: MEIAIIIAVVLVALVFDYTNGFHDAANAIATSVSTGALKPRVALAMAAIMNFVGAFLGQKVAHTVSDTINPGSGSHGLVIVMCGLLGAITWNLVTWWLGLPSSSSQALIGGLVGAAIAAGTTANWDVVVEKVVLPMLISPVIAFTLGFALMVAIMWIFRRANPGRANRGFKMAQTVSAAAMALGHGLQDAQKTMGVIFLALLTGGYVAEGDPLPLWVIFTSAAAISLGTWSGGWRIMRTLGRRIIHLDPARGFAAESVASGVLYTTAYVFEAPISTTHTITSAVMGVGATKRLSAVRWGVARSILIAWVLTFPAAASVAAICYWVARVFLP
- a CDS encoding RNA degradosome polyphosphate kinase, whose amino-acid sequence is MSDPATLTSAASPSVDEGPVAEPFGHPTDTFDVEPPYQPDAEAIAGVEKYEDRFIDREISWVRFNQRVLELAEDPTLPLLERARFLAIFASNLDEFFMVRVAGLKRRIAAGVAVRAASGLMPREQLETLWTESRALMERHAQALVDLLPELGGQGIEIVRWAELDREEQKICKKLFKDRIFPVLTPLAVDPAHPFPYISGLSLNLAVVVRHPQTGTEHFARVKVPPTFGRFVGVGNQRFVPIEDVIGEHLKKLFTGMDVLASHTFRVTRNEDLEVEEDDAENLLKALEKELQRRRFGPPVRLEVEESMDPKVLELLVSELGVGRDEVVSLPGPLDLTGLHSIADLPRDDLKYAAFLPSTHPSLAEVESSSPVDVFDSVSRHDVLLHHPYDSFATSVQRFLEQAAADPHVLAIKQTLYRTSGDSPIIEALIDAAEAGKQVLVIVEIKARFDEQANIRWARKLEQAGCHVVYGLVGLKTHCKLSMVVRDEPEGIRRYVHLGTGNYNPKTARLYEDLGLLTANPEIGEDVALLFNNLSGVSRNRTYDHLLVAPHSVREGLVAQIHQEIAHHQAGRPAGIRIKANSVVDEAVIDALYLASQEGVRIELLIRGICAMRPGVQGLSETVRVRSILGRFLEHSRIFWFDNGGDPAAWIGSADMMHRNLDRRVEVLVRLRDPHVVEEVGALLDLALDPGTTAWELGSDGEWRMHRGERHLQDELIVRQRVRRR
- the pstB gene encoding phosphate ABC transporter ATP-binding protein PstB codes for the protein MAKSITVGDLDIYYGDFLAVQGVNMTIKARSVTAFIGPSGCGKSTFLRSLNRMHEVIPGARVEGKVMVDGQSLYDSAVDPVAVRRQIGMVFQRPNPFPTMSIYENVLAGNRLNSKKMKKAEADNIVERSLKGANLWNEVKDRLNKPGMGLSGGQQQRLCIARAIAVEPQVLLMDEPCSALDPISTSAIEDLIHELKSDYTIVIVTHNMQQAARVSDETGFFNLKAAGQPGHLVEFNSTQKMFANPDNESTEAYISGRFG
- the pstC gene encoding phosphate ABC transporter permease subunit PstC is translated as MATIAADQETGPARLGDRVFSATALAAGIAILLALAGVFIFLAIEGVPGLAKPAEFYGEATNFWGYVAPLLFGTVLAAVIALIVAVPLAWGIALVVSHYAPKSIATPIAYVIDLLAAVPSVVFGLWGISVLARHLQPGYVWLDENMGWVPFFAGPASGTGRTILTAGLVLAIMILPIITAISREVFSQTPRLHEEAALALGATRWEMIRMAVFPYARSGMVSAVMLGLGRALGETMAVAMVLSAGGGISFNLISSSNPASIASNIASNYKEGTPGKIQVLIATGLVLFLVTFLVNFAARWVVTRNERKLAR
- a CDS encoding DUF47 domain-containing protein, which translates into the protein MRLKFRPVDSSFYDLFAEAANHLVVGAQLLSEMLSAGNSKAEIAQRMREAEHAADETTHSIIRRVNSTFVTPFDREDIYSLASALDDVMDMMDEAVDLVLLYEVTSLPPETTQQVEVLQRCAELTAAAMPQLESMGSLDEYWIEINRLENTGDKSYRRILANLFSGEHEALEVLKLKDIVESLEGAIDAFEKVANIVEQIAVKES